The Mycobacterium paragordonae genome includes a region encoding these proteins:
- a CDS encoding chloride channel protein, whose translation MPEEPHEAPPESAGGRFGASIRNADYLPKWFLLGTTIGVISGLGAVVFYLALKYTGEFLLGYLADYHVPTPLGEGGSRGSTGFTRAWAIPLVTTAGALLSAIVVTKFAPEATGHGTDEAIEAVHTDPRAIRARVVLVKLVASALTIGSGGSAGREGPTAQISAGFSSLLTRRLGLSDEDGRVAVALGIGAGIGAIFAAPLGGAVLAASIAYRDDFDYRCLLPGFITSGTAYAVLGAFLGFDPLFGYIDAEYRFERAWPLLWFVVIGVVAAAVGYLYARFFHSTVALVRRLPGGPILKPAAGGLLVGLLGLAIPQILSSGYGWAQLAADRDSLMSIPLWIILLLPVAKIVATCLSIGSGGSGGLFGPGIVIGAFVGAAIWRLGDLAGLPGVPERPGVFVVVGMMTCFGSVARAPLAIMIMVAEMTGSFSVVPGAILAVGIASLLMSRTNVTIYEAQRLDRAAAEAERTRGDSPNVN comes from the coding sequence ATGCCGGAGGAGCCGCACGAGGCACCCCCCGAGTCCGCCGGCGGTCGGTTCGGCGCCTCCATCCGCAATGCGGACTACCTGCCGAAGTGGTTTCTGCTGGGCACCACGATCGGCGTCATCTCCGGTCTCGGGGCCGTCGTCTTCTACCTGGCCCTGAAGTACACCGGCGAGTTCCTGCTCGGCTATCTCGCGGACTATCACGTCCCCACCCCGCTGGGCGAAGGGGGCAGCCGCGGTTCCACCGGATTCACCCGGGCGTGGGCCATCCCACTGGTGACGACGGCCGGTGCGCTGCTCTCAGCCATCGTCGTGACCAAGTTCGCCCCCGAGGCCACCGGCCACGGCACCGATGAGGCCATCGAGGCGGTTCACACCGATCCGCGGGCGATCCGCGCCCGGGTTGTCCTGGTGAAGCTGGTGGCCAGCGCGTTGACGATCGGCTCCGGTGGCTCGGCGGGACGGGAAGGCCCGACGGCGCAGATCTCCGCGGGCTTCTCCTCGCTGCTCACCCGGCGACTCGGGCTGTCCGACGAGGACGGCCGGGTCGCCGTCGCACTCGGTATCGGGGCGGGCATCGGGGCCATCTTCGCCGCGCCGTTGGGCGGGGCGGTGCTGGCCGCGTCAATCGCCTATCGCGACGACTTCGACTACCGCTGCCTGCTGCCGGGCTTCATCACCTCGGGTACGGCCTACGCGGTATTGGGAGCGTTCCTCGGGTTCGACCCGCTGTTCGGCTACATCGACGCCGAGTACCGCTTCGAGCGGGCCTGGCCGCTGTTGTGGTTTGTGGTGATCGGCGTGGTGGCGGCGGCAGTCGGTTACCTCTACGCGCGCTTCTTCCACTCGACGGTCGCGCTCGTGCGCCGGTTGCCCGGTGGCCCGATCCTCAAGCCCGCGGCCGGCGGGCTGCTGGTGGGGCTGTTGGGCTTGGCGATCCCGCAGATCTTGAGCAGCGGCTACGGCTGGGCCCAACTGGCCGCCGACCGAGACTCTCTGATGTCCATCCCGCTGTGGATCATCCTGCTGCTGCCGGTCGCCAAGATCGTCGCGACCTGCCTGTCGATCGGCTCGGGCGGATCGGGCGGCCTGTTCGGACCGGGCATCGTGATCGGCGCCTTCGTCGGGGCCGCCATCTGGCGCCTCGGCGACCTGGCCGGGCTGCCCGGGGTGCCGGAACGGCCGGGCGTCTTCGTCGTCGTCGGCATGATGACCTGCTTCGGCAGTGTGGCGCGCGCGCCGCTGGCGATCATGATCATGGTCGCGGAAATGACCGGATCATTCTCAGTCGTGCCGGGCGCGATCCTGGCGGTCGGCATCGCGTCGCTGTTGATGTCGCGGACCAACGTCACCATCTACGAGGCGCAACGACTGGACCGAGCGGCCGCAGAGGCCGAGCGCACCCGGGGTGATTCGCCGAACGTGAACTGA
- a CDS encoding pirin family protein produces the protein MPAITADTLTLPRVTPAGPADSERQVRSITTGPRGYEGLGFPVVRAFAGVSTAELDPFIHMDQMGEVDYEPGEPRGTDWHPHRGFETVTYMIDGKFAHQDSHGGGGLIGDGATQWMTAGSGILHIETPPAEMVTSGGLFHGIQLWVNLPKRDKFAAPRYQAIEGTDATLLSSGDGGALIRLIAGDIDGHGGPGVTHTPITMAHATIESAAQLNIPWSRDFNALVYVLSGQGSVGPAGHPVKQGQLAVLGPGDRITVSAEPNRAQPLDVLLLGGRPIREPVFHYGPFVMNTRAEVIEALEDYQAGKFRSIPPNALMPHGGGGTL, from the coding sequence ATGCCCGCTATCACCGCAGACACGCTCACCCTGCCCAGGGTGACTCCGGCCGGACCCGCAGACAGCGAGCGGCAGGTCCGATCGATCACCACCGGGCCCCGCGGCTACGAGGGATTGGGATTCCCCGTGGTCCGCGCGTTCGCCGGGGTCAGCACCGCCGAGCTGGACCCGTTCATCCACATGGACCAGATGGGCGAGGTGGATTACGAACCTGGCGAACCGCGCGGCACCGACTGGCATCCGCACCGCGGCTTCGAGACCGTCACGTACATGATCGACGGGAAATTCGCCCATCAGGACTCGCACGGCGGCGGCGGCTTGATCGGCGACGGCGCGACGCAGTGGATGACGGCCGGATCGGGGATCCTGCACATCGAGACGCCGCCCGCGGAGATGGTCACCAGCGGCGGCCTTTTCCACGGCATCCAGCTGTGGGTGAATCTGCCCAAGCGCGACAAATTCGCCGCACCCCGGTACCAGGCCATCGAGGGGACCGACGCGACGCTGTTGTCGTCCGGCGACGGCGGGGCGCTGATCCGTCTGATCGCCGGTGACATCGACGGGCACGGTGGACCGGGAGTCACCCACACGCCGATCACCATGGCGCACGCGACGATCGAAAGCGCTGCGCAACTTAACATTCCGTGGAGCCGCGACTTCAACGCCCTCGTCTACGTGTTGTCCGGGCAAGGGTCCGTGGGACCGGCCGGCCACCCCGTCAAGCAAGGTCAGCTGGCCGTTCTCGGACCGGGTGACCGGATCACAGTCAGCGCAGAACCGAACCGGGCACAGCCACTGGACGTGTTGCTGCTGGGCGGGCGGCCGATCCGGGAGCCGGTCTTCCACTACGGGCCGTTCGTGATGAACACCCGCGCCGAGGTGATCGAGGCACTGGAGGACTATCAAGCTGGCAAGTTCCGTAGCATCCCGCCGAACGCTCTGATGCCGCACGGTGGCGGTGGCACACTCTAG
- the dps gene encoding DNA starvation/stationary phase protection protein Dps, whose product MTQFTIPGLSDKQGARLAEILQRQLSTYNDLHLTLKHIHWNVVGPNFIGVHEMIDPQVEAVRGYADDVAERIAALGASPKGTPNAIINDRDWDDYSVGRDTVQAHLAALDLVYTGVIEDIRKAIDETDELDQVTQDLLIGQAGQLEKFQWFVRAHLESAGGTLAHEGASSEKSAADAARG is encoded by the coding sequence ATGACGCAGTTCACAATTCCGGGGCTCAGCGACAAGCAGGGCGCGCGGCTCGCCGAAATCCTGCAGCGGCAGCTCAGCACCTACAACGACCTGCACCTGACGTTGAAGCACATTCACTGGAATGTTGTGGGCCCCAACTTCATTGGCGTGCACGAGATGATCGATCCACAGGTCGAGGCGGTGCGCGGTTATGCGGACGACGTCGCCGAGCGCATCGCGGCACTGGGCGCCTCGCCCAAGGGCACGCCCAACGCGATCATCAACGACCGGGACTGGGACGACTACTCGGTAGGCCGCGACACGGTCCAGGCCCACCTGGCCGCGCTGGACCTGGTCTACACCGGTGTGATCGAGGACATTCGCAAGGCCATCGACGAGACCGACGAACTCGACCAGGTCACGCAGGATCTGCTGATCGGGCAGGCCGGGCAGCTGGAGAAGTTCCAGTGGTTCGTGCGGGCGCACCTGGAGAGCGCGGGCGGCACCCTCGCGCACGAAGGTGCCAGCAGCGAGAAGAGTGCCGCGGACGCGGCGCGGGGCTGA
- a CDS encoding TetR/AcrR family transcriptional regulator, translated as MPQLASRGPGRPPAAKADDTRKRIVRAARQVFSERGYDGATFQAIAVRADLTRPAINHYFPSKRMLYTEVADRTNELVVTAGIERARCESTLAGRLAAFITVALEADAQNPCTAAFLSTAVLESQRHPELKRDDNDAISTTREFLVSAVNDAIAGGEIASDTDAAVLAEALVMMLCGVGFYAGFVGSYSEVENILGTLQQLIAGSLWRAQV; from the coding sequence ATGCCTCAACTGGCAAGTCGGGGACCCGGGCGTCCCCCCGCCGCAAAAGCTGATGACACACGAAAGCGCATCGTCAGGGCTGCACGTCAAGTGTTCAGCGAACGTGGGTATGACGGAGCGACGTTCCAGGCGATCGCCGTTCGGGCCGACCTGACCCGGCCGGCGATCAACCACTACTTCCCCAGCAAGCGGATGCTGTACACCGAAGTGGCCGACCGGACCAACGAACTCGTCGTCACCGCGGGTATCGAACGGGCCCGCTGTGAGTCGACGCTGGCCGGCCGGCTCGCCGCCTTCATTACCGTCGCACTAGAGGCTGACGCTCAAAACCCTTGCACCGCAGCATTTTTGAGCACCGCGGTGCTGGAGTCGCAACGGCACCCGGAATTGAAGCGGGACGACAACGACGCGATATCGACAACCCGGGAGTTCCTGGTCTCGGCGGTCAACGACGCCATCGCGGGCGGCGAGATCGCGTCCGACACCGACGCCGCCGTGCTGGCCGAGGCTTTGGTGATGATGTTGTGCGGGGTTGGGTTCTATGCCGGCTTCGTGGGCAGCTACTCGGAAGTGGAGAACATCCTGGGCACGCTGCAGCAGCTGATCGCGGGCAGCCTGTGGCGGGCTCAGGTCTGA
- a CDS encoding SAM-dependent methyltransferase, which yields MPRTADDSWDIATSVGATAVMVALARAAETASDAPLIRDEFAELLVSTPELSGVREQVSAWWTPEPEDGPDGDGAYSVDSQQMINYQAVRTHFFDAYFAEAAASGIRQVVILAAGLDSRAYRLDWPAGTAVYEIDLPKVLDYKAETLASLGAAPRADRRAVAIDLRHDWPQALRDAGFDAARPTAWLAEGLLPFLPAEAQESMFASIDALSGPGSRIAVEIFGVDPQRRAEAQERWEQLRARRAARGEDTSFDPFDLWFDDEGRPDPGDWFAAHDGVTESVSAREEAVRLGRPPHGESGPFQNGFVVAVKS from the coding sequence ATGCCGCGCACCGCGGACGACTCCTGGGACATCGCAACCAGCGTCGGCGCCACCGCGGTGATGGTCGCCCTGGCCCGGGCCGCGGAAACCGCGAGCGACGCCCCGCTGATCCGGGACGAGTTCGCTGAGCTCCTGGTCTCGACACCGGAGCTGTCGGGCGTTCGGGAGCAGGTATCCGCCTGGTGGACGCCCGAGCCGGAGGACGGACCGGACGGGGACGGCGCGTACAGCGTGGACTCCCAGCAGATGATCAACTACCAGGCCGTCCGCACCCACTTCTTCGACGCATACTTCGCCGAGGCCGCCGCGTCCGGTATCCGACAGGTGGTGATCCTGGCAGCCGGTCTGGACTCCCGGGCTTACCGGCTGGACTGGCCGGCCGGTACCGCGGTGTACGAGATCGACCTGCCCAAGGTGCTGGACTACAAGGCCGAGACGCTGGCCTCCCTCGGCGCCGCCCCGCGCGCCGACCGCCGGGCGGTGGCCATCGATCTGCGTCACGACTGGCCGCAAGCGTTGCGCGATGCCGGGTTCGACGCCGCCCGCCCGACGGCCTGGCTGGCCGAGGGGCTGTTGCCGTTCCTGCCGGCCGAGGCGCAGGAGTCCATGTTCGCCTCGATCGACGCGCTGAGCGGCCCGGGCAGCCGGATCGCGGTGGAGATCTTCGGAGTCGACCCGCAGCGCCGCGCTGAGGCACAGGAGCGGTGGGAGCAGTTGCGCGCCAGGCGTGCAGCGCGCGGTGAAGACACCTCTTTCGACCCGTTCGACCTGTGGTTCGACGACGAGGGACGGCCCGACCCGGGTGACTGGTTCGCCGCACACGACGGGGTGACCGAGTCGGTCAGTGCCCGCGAGGAAGCGGTCCG
- a CDS encoding class I SAM-dependent methyltransferase, whose product MTDLDSPSLRTAGDSWHITESVGATALAVAASRAVETAGSDPLIRDEFAAVLVSAAGPAWARLADADMAWLDGDEHGRRIHRVGCDYQAVRTQYFDEYFGSAAGAGIRQAVILAAGLDSRAYRLQWPSGTAVYEIDQPKVLEYKAQILGSHGARPAAARHAVAVDLRDDWPAALIDAGFDPGCPTAWLAEGLLSYLPSDAQDRLFEMCTALSAPGSQLAVEAFNMKLTGNKQRWNRMRDRLGLDVDVEALTYHEPDRSDPAQWLAEHGWQVQSVDNHQEMARRGRPVPQDLIDEAITSRLMRGVRE is encoded by the coding sequence ATGACTGATCTCGACTCGCCCTCGTTGCGGACGGCCGGCGACAGCTGGCACATCACCGAAAGTGTCGGCGCCACCGCGTTGGCGGTCGCCGCTTCCCGTGCGGTGGAAACCGCTGGATCCGACCCTCTGATTCGCGACGAGTTCGCCGCCGTGCTGGTGTCCGCGGCCGGCCCGGCGTGGGCCCGGTTGGCCGACGCCGACATGGCCTGGCTGGACGGCGATGAGCACGGCCGGCGGATACATCGCGTCGGTTGCGACTACCAGGCGGTCCGCACCCAGTACTTCGACGAATACTTCGGCTCCGCCGCCGGCGCAGGCATCCGGCAAGCGGTGATTCTCGCCGCGGGACTGGACTCGCGGGCCTACCGACTGCAGTGGCCTTCCGGCACCGCGGTTTACGAGATCGATCAGCCCAAGGTGCTGGAGTACAAGGCCCAGATCCTGGGTTCGCACGGCGCGCGCCCGGCGGCCGCCCGGCACGCTGTCGCGGTCGACCTGCGCGATGACTGGCCCGCCGCGCTCATCGACGCGGGCTTCGACCCGGGCTGTCCCACCGCGTGGCTGGCCGAGGGTCTGTTGTCGTATCTGCCCAGCGACGCGCAGGACCGCCTCTTCGAGATGTGCACCGCGCTGAGCGCGCCGGGCAGTCAGCTCGCCGTCGAGGCGTTCAACATGAAGTTGACCGGCAACAAGCAGCGCTGGAACCGGATGCGCGACCGGCTGGGTCTGGACGTCGACGTCGAGGCGCTCACCTATCACGAGCCAGACCGCTCCGACCCCGCCCAATGGCTGGCCGAGCACGGCTGGCAGGTACAGAGCGTCGACAACCACCAGGAGATGGCCCGGCGGGGCCGGCCGGTACCGCAGGACCTGATCGACGAAGCCATCACCAGCAGATTGATGCGAGGAGTACGCGAATGA